CGATGGGGTCGCCCGCCCGTCGCCGGAGGCGTGAGATGGGTCGCAGGGGGCAGCGCGGCAGTGGCAGGCACGCGCTCTCGTCGATCGACCTTCTGCCGGAAGATGCGACTGCCGACATCCAATGGGCGATCAAGACGCTGGAAGAAGGCAAACGCACCGACAGCGACATCCTGTTCGAGTTCAATGACCGCCTGGCGGTGATCGGCCACGGCCCGGTCTCCAAATCGGCCTTCGGCCGCTACGCGCTGAAAAAACGCCTTGTGTTTGCCGGCACCAGCGAATTCCGGATCATCTCGGCCGCGTTCGCCAGGGAATACGGACCCGGCGATACAGACGAGCTGACACTGCTTCTTGTGCAGATGCTAATGACGGCGATCTACAAGTTCATCGCCTCACGGGACGCCAAGCCCAAGGAGATCATGGAAATGTCACACGCGCTGCGGGCGCTGCTCAATGCGCAGCGCTCAAGCGCCGAGAATCGGGCCAAACACGACGCGGCAACCCGGAAGAAAATGGATGAGGTGTTTGACGCGGCGGAAACCGCGCTCACCGAGAACAGCCGGCCCGATGGTGCCGCGGTGCTCAAGAGCATTCGCGAAGACGTCTACGGAATTTTCGAATCATGAGTACGCCGGCGGTTCCGCTTTACAGTTACCAGCGCAAATGGATGCTCGATCCGGCGCGCTTCAAAATAGGCATGTTCGCCCGCCAGACCGGCAAGACCTTCACCACCACGCTTGAGGTGGTCGACGATTGCTTCGCCGCAGCGCTCGCCAGCCGGCGGCAGCGCTGGGTGATCCTGTCGCGCGGCGAACGCCAGGCGCGCGAGGCCATGAATGAAGGCGTCAAGCTGCATGCCAAGGCCTATGATCTGGCCATCGAGGCGCATGAATATGACTGGCAGGGCCAGGAAGGCTCCTACCGGGCGATGGAGGTGGATCTGCCGCATGGCTCGAAGATCACAGCGCTGCCAGCCAATCCGGACACGGCGCGCGGGTTCTCGGCCAATGTCTTTCTCGACGAATTCGCCTTTCACAAGGATTCGGGCGCAATCTGGAAGGCGCTGTTTCCGGTTATCTCCGCCGGGTGGAAACTGCGGATCACCTCGACCCCGAATGGCAAGGGCAACAAGTTCTATGAGCTGATGACGGCGGAGGGCGATCGCTGGTCCAAGCATGAGGTCGACATCTACCGAGCCGTCGCCGACGGGTTGCCGCGCGACATCGAGGAGCTGCGCGAGGGCCTGGCTGACGAGGACGCCTGGGCGCAGGAATATGAACTCAAATGGCTCGACGAGGCTTCGGCCTGGCTGTCTTACGAGCTGATCTCCTCGGTCGAGGACGAGCGCGCGGGCGATCCGTATCTGTACCAGGGCGGCCCCTGCTATGTCGGCCGTGACATCGGCCGGCGAAACGATCTGCATGTGATCTGGGTTTGGGAACTGGTCGGCGACGTGCTCTGGGAGCGCGAGCGGATCGAGCAGAAACGCGCGACCTTTGCCTCAATGGACGCGGCCTTTGACGATGTGATGGAGCGCTACCGCGTGGTTCGCGCCTGCATCGACCAGACCGGCATGGGCGAGAAGGTGGTCGAAGACGCGCAAACCCGTCACGGCAGCCGCATCGAGGGCGTGCTGTTCACCGGCCCCAACAAGCTGGTGATGGCGACGGCCGGCAAGGAGGCTTTCGAGGACCGGCGCGTGCGCATCACCATGGGCGACGCAAAACTGCGCGCGGATCTGCACAAATTGCGCAAGGTGGCCTCGGCCACCGGCGCGCCGCGTTTTGTCGCCGAGCGCGACGACGACCATGCCGACCGGACCTGGGCGGCGTTTCTCGGC
The DNA window shown above is from Hoeflea phototrophica DFL-43 and carries:
- a CDS encoding phage protein Gp27 family protein; translated protein: MGRRGQRGSGRHALSSIDLLPEDATADIQWAIKTLEEGKRTDSDILFEFNDRLAVIGHGPVSKSAFGRYALKKRLVFAGTSEFRIISAAFAREYGPGDTDELTLLLVQMLMTAIYKFIASRDAKPKEIMEMSHALRALLNAQRSSAENRAKHDAATRKKMDEVFDAAETALTENSRPDGAAVLKSIREDVYGIFES
- a CDS encoding terminase large subunit domain-containing protein, giving the protein MSTPAVPLYSYQRKWMLDPARFKIGMFARQTGKTFTTTLEVVDDCFAAALASRRQRWVILSRGERQAREAMNEGVKLHAKAYDLAIEAHEYDWQGQEGSYRAMEVDLPHGSKITALPANPDTARGFSANVFLDEFAFHKDSGAIWKALFPVISAGWKLRITSTPNGKGNKFYELMTAEGDRWSKHEVDIYRAVADGLPRDIEELREGLADEDAWAQEYELKWLDEASAWLSYELISSVEDERAGDPYLYQGGPCYVGRDIGRRNDLHVIWVWELVGDVLWERERIEQKRATFASMDAAFDDVMERYRVVRACIDQTGMGEKVVEDAQTRHGSRIEGVLFTGPNKLVMATAGKEAFEDRRVRITMGDAKLRADLHKLRKVASATGAPRFVAERDDDHADRTWAAFLGIHAASEGRADYDYRPVTAATPSQQARRFDDPGEDEDFGRGWWTPPLGAGVRGGF